Proteins from a genomic interval of Niabella soli DSM 19437:
- a CDS encoding glycoside hydrolase family 28 protein — protein sequence MHKIFLIAVVGCFAISAGAQSYFDVTKYGAKKNSSIKATKAIEKTITAAAAAGGGTVYFPAGKYLTGPIHLKSNITILIDAGAELHFSDDFDDYLPMVESRYEGVDVTSFSPLFYANGVENIAITGRGVIDGHGKKWWDFVEGYKEGQPRTKWQLEFDRRNKNILLPDDPRQMKRGFLRPPFIQFLHSKNILIEGIMIRNSPFWTINPGFCENVTVHAVTINNPGSNAPNTDGINPESCSNVHISDCHISVGDDCITIKSGKDIPGRSKNRPAENYTITNCTMLRGHGGVVIGSEMSGGVKKIAISNCIFDGTDRGIRIKTARGRGGVVEDIRVSNIVMKNIAEQAIVLDMEYAKGAEEPVSERTPTFRNIRLSNITAYTNQALLINGIREMPVSGISLNDVVFEARQGIVLKNAADISLNNVKIRIPAGTALKADQVERLDVNNFEATVPAGDAFVLQLNDVKGARIRNCWLPNDSAKFAAVTGAQTRQIIFKNNDGKNGQVFMGKEVNGAEVVKD from the coding sequence GCAGTATCAAAGCAACAAAGGCAATCGAAAAAACAATAACGGCTGCTGCGGCGGCAGGTGGCGGAACCGTTTATTTCCCGGCAGGGAAGTACCTTACAGGCCCAATCCATTTAAAGAGCAATATCACGATCCTGATTGATGCAGGGGCAGAACTGCATTTCAGTGATGATTTTGATGATTACCTGCCGATGGTGGAGAGCCGTTATGAAGGAGTGGATGTAACCAGCTTCTCGCCTTTGTTCTATGCCAATGGTGTGGAAAATATCGCCATCACCGGAAGAGGGGTTATTGACGGGCATGGAAAAAAATGGTGGGATTTTGTAGAAGGTTATAAAGAAGGGCAGCCCCGCACTAAATGGCAGTTGGAATTTGACCGGCGGAATAAAAACATTTTATTGCCCGATGACCCGCGTCAAATGAAGCGGGGCTTTTTACGGCCGCCATTTATCCAGTTTCTGCACTCCAAAAATATCCTGATCGAAGGTATAATGATCCGCAATTCGCCCTTCTGGACGATCAACCCGGGGTTTTGTGAAAATGTAACGGTTCATGCGGTAACCATCAATAATCCGGGCAGCAATGCGCCCAACACGGACGGCATCAATCCTGAAAGTTGTAGCAATGTGCATATCAGTGATTGTCATATCAGCGTGGGCGATGACTGCATCACCATTAAATCGGGAAAGGACATTCCCGGGCGCTCCAAAAACCGCCCGGCGGAGAATTATACGATCACCAATTGTACCATGTTGCGCGGGCACGGTGGGGTAGTGATCGGTAGTGAAATGAGCGGAGGGGTAAAAAAGATTGCCATCAGTAATTGTATTTTTGATGGCACAGACCGGGGGATCCGCATCAAAACTGCACGGGGCCGGGGTGGCGTGGTAGAGGATATCCGTGTCAGCAATATTGTGATGAAGAATATTGCTGAGCAGGCGATTGTTTTGGATATGGAATATGCCAAAGGTGCGGAAGAACCCGTTTCCGAAAGGACGCCCACATTCCGGAATATCCGCCTGAGCAATATTACGGCTTACACGAACCAGGCCTTATTGATAAATGGGATTAGGGAAATGCCCGTGTCGGGCATCAGTCTGAATGACGTGGTATTCGAAGCCCGTCAGGGTATCGTGTTAAAGAATGCTGCTGATATATCATTGAATAACGTAAAAATTAGAATCCCTGCAGGAACAGCGCTGAAAGCGGATCAGGTGGAACGCCTGGATGTCAATAACTTTGAAGCAACAGTGCCTGCTGGCGATGCATTTGTCCTTCAACTGAACGATGTAAAAGGAGCTCGTATACGAAACTGCTGGCTCCCTAACGATAGCGCGAAATTCGCAGCCGTTACTGGTGCTCAAACGCGGCAAATCATTTTTAAAAACAACGATGGTAAAAACGGACAGGTGTTCATGGGCAAGGAGGTGAACGGTGCTGAGGTTGTAAAAGATTAA